One genomic segment of Solidesulfovibrio sp. includes these proteins:
- a CDS encoding glycosyltransferase family 39 protein has translation MKRFALAAGLLVFLAALSATRLWRLDTASLWEDDYLNLDRALLPLADMFAIQKFQGPADTIFDFQPPLAYVLQHLALAVDQSSLAARLPSVLAGLLTPLALGLLGRRLFGREAGLACLLLGTFLLFPIKYAQAIKFYAVFLLLAVTSMWLLLRAVDRNDRASWACYALAAIGMLYAGYQGFPTLCAQAVYAGATLLRRTRRAAPGERLAAGRRAIVAFGCVGLAVLPWLEAVSFVQDFLREPSVDTWAGIGPGFFASIVAAFIAGDADPAWGWIAAWIAAAGIGTAMALGRRQYGAVGLLGLWFGVMSLALIGSKTQLRGLIGPRHFVLAFPVLVLLGGNGLAAVARGAGRLAAGRRGGRAVGPAVAAGCGLILLWPSFSAYPAYYFRVMSLDREFFQWLDAAGGAADALEFHGYKRNTKRFAAGWYLPGRFAEAGTFDGPGYRRILDIDSVYTDAAAARPRQPGMALKAFDALFTSTRVSLAPAASRAPLVLDPGPDGTYRYADDFRGRHFYADAFAARNMTLDTELGMLRPARYSKPAEAVWAFEAAPGQEASDIRLTVTAALYKRHPSRAADSTLIVEASPDGREWTPLGVIGQEAFPLADGRPVTVPKPFFEEIDFYHGRCRETRLAYAVPGRLAAGGRLFVRLGYRPGRVEGFLNIAGLELTAAVRGPGPAWPADTPLVRQAAHLLANVRAAPWSEADDGRVEGLFAFAAPEAPGLLAAGLPVASPEARQRFLDRHPGIVPAGGLYDRDGRAVLWLYDTTLAAGGSRLDADSPQKRLRGPAPGNDGPVSLRLRGDIRCPVLRLDGQDLSLPVVAPPGSTLTVTPGGRGRIAFVPDWTDTARFASAMTYARNLAPSKRLRGELVCRGEGNCAFTYTFVSALPMTELRLKVFPQVYANPCRKCPENAARVLASTDGGQTWQPLVEDTGGEPCTWTPPGRYVVGRLRFDKPVTSLLLSFRLEQGEQAGFLSPSWNVDGMYVEADLDARILPPLRLPSGAVDVSLIESEANDFTLTLRPGEWPLSLRTGE, from the coding sequence GCTGGCCTACGTCCTCCAGCACCTGGCCCTGGCCGTGGACCAAAGCTCCCTGGCCGCCCGGCTGCCGAGCGTGCTGGCCGGCCTGCTCACGCCCCTGGCCCTGGGGCTGCTCGGCCGGCGCCTGTTCGGCCGGGAGGCGGGCCTGGCCTGCCTGCTGCTGGGGACGTTTTTGCTGTTTCCCATCAAGTACGCCCAGGCCATCAAATTCTACGCCGTGTTCCTGTTGCTGGCCGTGACCAGCATGTGGCTGCTCCTGCGGGCCGTGGACCGCAACGACCGCGCCTCCTGGGCCTGCTACGCCCTGGCCGCCATCGGCATGCTCTACGCCGGCTACCAGGGCTTCCCGACCCTGTGCGCGCAGGCCGTGTACGCCGGGGCGACTCTTTTGCGCCGCACGCGCCGGGCGGCCCCCGGGGAGCGCCTGGCCGCGGGGCGCCGGGCGATCGTCGCCTTCGGCTGCGTGGGCCTGGCCGTCTTGCCGTGGCTGGAGGCGGTCTCCTTCGTCCAGGACTTCTTGCGCGAACCGTCCGTGGATACCTGGGCCGGGATCGGGCCGGGCTTTTTCGCGAGCATCGTCGCCGCCTTCATCGCCGGGGATGCCGATCCGGCCTGGGGCTGGATCGCGGCCTGGATCGCCGCGGCCGGGATCGGCACGGCGATGGCCCTCGGCCGCAGGCAATACGGGGCCGTGGGGCTTTTGGGCCTGTGGTTCGGCGTCATGTCCCTGGCCTTGATCGGCTCGAAAACCCAGCTGCGCGGCTTGATCGGCCCGCGCCATTTCGTGCTGGCCTTTCCGGTGCTGGTGCTGCTGGGGGGCAATGGCCTGGCGGCCGTGGCCCGGGGGGCCGGGCGGTTGGCCGCCGGCCGTCGCGGTGGCCGGGCCGTGGGGCCGGCCGTGGCCGCGGGGTGCGGCCTGATCTTGCTGTGGCCGAGTTTTTCGGCCTATCCGGCCTACTATTTCCGGGTCATGAGCCTGGACCGGGAATTCTTCCAGTGGCTCGACGCGGCGGGCGGAGCGGCCGACGCCCTGGAATTTCACGGCTACAAGCGCAACACCAAGCGTTTCGCCGCCGGCTGGTACCTGCCGGGGCGCTTCGCCGAGGCCGGCACCTTCGACGGGCCGGGCTATCGCCGCATCCTGGACATCGACAGCGTCTACACCGACGCCGCCGCCGCGCGACCCCGCCAGCCCGGAATGGCGCTCAAGGCGTTCGACGCCCTTTTCACCTCCACCCGGGTCAGCCTCGCCCCGGCGGCCAGTCGCGCCCCCCTGGTCCTGGACCCGGGGCCGGACGGCACCTACCGCTATGCCGACGATTTCCGGGGCAGGCACTTTTACGCCGACGCGTTCGCGGCGCGAAACATGACCCTGGACACCGAACTCGGCATGCTGCGCCCGGCGCGGTATTCCAAGCCGGCCGAGGCCGTCTGGGCCTTCGAGGCGGCCCCGGGCCAGGAAGCCTCGGACATCCGGCTTACGGTCACGGCCGCCCTCTACAAGCGCCATCCGTCCCGGGCGGCCGATTCCACGCTGATCGTGGAGGCCAGCCCCGACGGCCGGGAGTGGACGCCGCTTGGCGTCATCGGCCAGGAGGCCTTTCCCCTGGCCGACGGCCGGCCGGTCACCGTGCCGAAGCCCTTTTTCGAGGAGATCGATTTCTACCACGGCCGCTGCCGCGAGACGCGGCTTGCCTATGCCGTGCCCGGACGCCTGGCCGCCGGGGGAAGGCTCTTCGTGCGCCTGGGCTACCGGCCGGGCCGCGTGGAGGGCTTTCTCAACATCGCCGGCCTGGAGTTGACCGCCGCCGTGCGCGGCCCGGGGCCGGCCTGGCCGGCCGATACGCCGCTGGTGCGGCAGGCCGCCCATCTGCTGGCCAATGTCCGGGCCGCCCCCTGGTCCGAGGCCGACGATGGCCGGGTGGAGGGGCTTTTCGCCTTTGCCGCGCCCGAGGCCCCGGGCTTGCTTGCGGCCGGGTTGCCCGTGGCGTCGCCCGAGGCTCGGCAGCGTTTTCTTGACCGCCATCCCGGCATCGTGCCGGCCGGGGGGCTGTACGACCGCGACGGCCGCGCGGTGTTGTGGCTTTACGACACGACCCTGGCCGCGGGCGGGTCGCGGCTGGACGCCGACTCCCCGCAAAAGCGCCTGCGCGGCCCGGCGCCGGGGAATGACGGCCCGGTTTCGCTGCGGCTTCGCGGCGACATCCGCTGCCCGGTCCTGCGCCTGGACGGCCAGGACCTGTCCCTGCCGGTCGTGGCCCCGCCGGGCAGCACGCTGACCGTGACGCCCGGCGGCCGGGGCCGCATCGCCTTCGTGCCCGATTGGACCGACACGGCCCGGTTCGCCTCGGCCATGACCTATGCCCGCAACCTGGCCCCGTCGAAGCGGCTTCGCGGGGAACTGGTCTGCCGGGGCGAGGGCAACTGCGCCTTCACCTACACCTTCGTCTCGGCCCTGCCCATGACCGAACTGCGCCTGAAAGTCTTTCCCCAGGTCTATGCCAACCCCTGCCGCAAATGCCCGGAAAACGCGGCCCGGGTGCTGGCCTCCACGGACGGGGGGCAAACCTGGCAGCCCCTCGTGGAGGACACCGGCGGCGAGCCCTGCACCTGGACGCCGCCGGGGCGGTACGTGGTCGGGCGGCTGCGCTTCGACAAGCCCGTGACATCGCTGCTCCTGTCGTTTCGTCTGGAGCAGGGGGAGCAGGCCGGGTTTTTGTCGCCGTCGTGGAACGTGGACGGCATGTACGTCGAGGCCGACCTGGACGCCAGGATACTGCCGCCGCTGCGCCTCCCTTCGGGCGCTGTGGACGTGTCCCTGATCGAGTCGGAGGCCAATGATTTCACGCTGACGCTGCGGCCCGGGGAATGGCCGTTGAGCCTCCGGACAGGTGAGTGA
- a CDS encoding malic enzyme-like NAD(P)-binding protein has protein sequence MALFTKEEALKYHSVWRTGKIETVPIKPCRNQKDLSLAYSPGVAQACLEIAADPENVWKYTNRGNLVAVVSNGTAVLGLGNIGPKAGKPVMEGKGVLFKIFADIDVYDINLATLDPEKVIETVKLLEPTFGAINLEDIKAPECFEIEQRLIEMMDIPVFHDDQHGTAIISGAGILNAVEIAGKRIEDLKIVVSGAGAAAIACSKFYIALGVDPANIAMFDSKGHIHAGRTGLHPTKAQFAQKQAYANLAEAFKGADVFLGLSTKGLVSKDMVASMGKNPIIFAMANPDPEIPYHDAKDARPDAIMGTGRSDFPNQVNNVSGFPFIFRGALDVGSKRINEEMKMAAAKSLAALAKEPVPVEVMDMYGEKDVKFGIDYVIPKALDFRMLEWEAPAVAKAAMDTGVAKIKIDLEQYKKDLRARIDASHKRIDAYVATYNYDF, from the coding sequence ATGGCCCTTTTCACCAAGGAAGAAGCGCTCAAGTACCATTCCGTCTGGCGCACCGGCAAAATCGAGACCGTGCCCATCAAGCCCTGCCGCAACCAGAAGGACCTTTCGCTGGCCTATTCCCCGGGCGTGGCCCAGGCCTGCCTGGAAATCGCCGCCGACCCGGAGAACGTGTGGAAATACACCAACCGGGGCAACCTGGTGGCCGTGGTCTCCAACGGCACGGCCGTCCTTGGCCTGGGCAACATCGGCCCCAAGGCCGGCAAGCCGGTCATGGAAGGCAAGGGCGTGCTGTTTAAGATCTTCGCGGACATCGACGTCTACGACATCAACCTGGCCACCCTGGACCCCGAGAAGGTCATCGAAACGGTCAAGCTGCTGGAGCCGACCTTCGGGGCCATCAACCTGGAAGACATCAAGGCGCCGGAATGCTTCGAGATCGAGCAGCGCCTCATCGAGATGATGGACATCCCGGTCTTCCACGACGACCAGCACGGCACGGCCATCATCTCCGGCGCCGGCATCCTCAACGCCGTGGAGATCGCCGGCAAGAGGATCGAGGACCTCAAAATCGTGGTCTCCGGCGCCGGCGCGGCGGCCATCGCCTGCTCCAAGTTCTACATCGCCCTCGGCGTCGACCCGGCCAACATCGCCATGTTCGACTCCAAGGGCCACATCCACGCCGGCCGCACCGGCCTGCACCCGACCAAGGCCCAGTTCGCCCAGAAACAGGCCTACGCGAACCTGGCCGAGGCCTTCAAGGGCGCCGACGTGTTCCTGGGCCTTTCCACCAAGGGCCTGGTGTCCAAGGACATGGTCGCCTCCATGGGCAAGAACCCGATCATCTTCGCCATGGCCAACCCCGATCCGGAAATCCCCTACCACGACGCCAAGGACGCCCGGCCCGACGCCATCATGGGCACCGGCCGGTCGGATTTCCCCAACCAGGTCAACAACGTCTCCGGCTTCCCGTTCATCTTCCGCGGCGCCCTGGACGTCGGCTCGAAGAGGATCAACGAGGAGATGAAGATGGCCGCGGCCAAGTCCCTGGCCGCCCTGGCCAAGGAACCGGTGCCGGTCGAGGTCATGGACATGTACGGCGAAAAGGACGTGAAGTTCGGCATCGACTACGTCATCCCCAAGGCGCTGGACTTCCGCATGCTGGAATGGGAAGCCCCGGCCGTGGCCAAGGCGGCCATGGACACGGGCGTAGCCAAGATCAAGATCGACCTGGAGCAGTACAAGAAGGACCTGCGCGCGCGCATCGACGCCTCGCACAAGCGCATCGACGCCTACGTGGCCACCTACAACTACGACTTCTAG
- the gltA gene encoding NADPH-dependent glutamate synthase encodes MSANAPSKKAKVPRTAMPEQDPKIRARNFSEVALGYTEAMAAAEAARCLQCKKPACRKGCPVEIDIPAFIKKIVECDHDAAYAVLRETNSLPAVCGRVCPQETQCEGSCILGKKGEPVAIGRLERFVADTYLAKSACDTVTGGPACAMPRDDLKVACIGSGPSSLTCAGYLAAKGIPVTVFEALHEVGGVLVYGIPEFRLPKAVVRQEVEAMRALGVEFRTNWVGGKTITVPELLESGHDAVFIGVGAGLPRFLGIPGENLIGVFSANEYLTRVNLGRAYKFPAADTPTFPARHVVVFGGGNVAMDSARTAMRLGAEKVSLAYRRTEHEMPCRLEELHHAKEEGLEILCLNAPLEFIGDENGRLKQIVMQKMMLGEPDASGRCAPVACQGDTCVLDADLAVVAVGTGANPLISQTTPGLETYRRGYIVADAATGETSIRNVFAGGDIVTGAATVISAMGAGRRAAKAIAERLLGPAAAEPSAAKPAGDPAEH; translated from the coding sequence ATGTCTGCCAATGCTCCAAGTAAGAAGGCAAAAGTCCCCCGCACCGCCATGCCCGAACAGGACCCGAAAATCCGGGCCCGCAACTTCAGCGAAGTAGCCCTGGGCTACACCGAGGCCATGGCCGCCGCCGAGGCGGCGCGCTGCCTGCAATGCAAGAAACCGGCCTGCCGCAAGGGCTGCCCGGTGGAAATCGACATACCCGCCTTCATCAAAAAGATCGTGGAATGCGACCACGACGCCGCCTACGCCGTGCTGCGCGAAACCAATTCGCTGCCGGCCGTATGCGGCCGGGTCTGCCCGCAAGAGACCCAGTGCGAAGGCTCGTGCATCCTCGGCAAGAAGGGCGAGCCCGTGGCCATCGGCCGCCTGGAACGCTTCGTGGCCGACACCTACCTGGCCAAATCGGCCTGCGACACGGTCACCGGCGGCCCGGCCTGCGCCATGCCCCGCGACGACCTGAAAGTCGCCTGCATCGGCTCGGGGCCGAGTAGCCTCACCTGCGCCGGCTACCTGGCCGCCAAGGGCATTCCGGTCACGGTCTTCGAGGCCCTGCACGAGGTGGGCGGCGTGCTCGTCTACGGCATCCCGGAGTTCCGCCTGCCCAAGGCCGTGGTGCGCCAGGAAGTCGAAGCCATGCGAGCCCTGGGTGTGGAATTTCGCACCAACTGGGTCGGCGGCAAGACCATCACCGTGCCGGAGCTTCTGGAATCGGGCCACGATGCCGTCTTCATCGGCGTGGGCGCCGGGCTGCCGCGCTTTCTGGGCATCCCGGGCGAAAACCTCATCGGCGTGTTCTCGGCCAACGAGTACCTGACGAGGGTCAACCTCGGCCGGGCCTACAAGTTCCCGGCCGCCGACACGCCGACCTTCCCGGCCAGGCATGTCGTGGTCTTCGGCGGCGGCAACGTGGCCATGGACTCGGCCCGCACGGCCATGCGCCTGGGCGCCGAGAAAGTCTCCCTGGCCTACCGCCGCACCGAGCACGAGATGCCCTGCCGGCTGGAGGAACTCCACCACGCCAAGGAGGAAGGCCTGGAAATCCTGTGCCTGAACGCTCCGCTGGAATTCATCGGGGACGAAAACGGCCGGCTCAAACAGATCGTCATGCAGAAGATGATGCTCGGCGAACCCGACGCCTCCGGGCGCTGCGCGCCGGTGGCCTGCCAGGGCGACACCTGCGTGCTCGACGCCGACCTGGCCGTCGTGGCCGTGGGCACCGGAGCCAACCCGCTCATCAGCCAGACCACGCCGGGCCTTGAAACCTACCGCCGGGGCTACATCGTCGCCGATGCGGCCACGGGCGAAACCTCCATACGAAACGTCTTCGCCGGCGGCGACATCGTCACCGGCGCGGCCACGGTCATCTCGGCCATGGGCGCCGGCCGCCGCGCGGCCAAGGCCATCGCCGAACGGCTGCTCGGGCCGGCCGCGGCCGAACCGTCAGCGGCGAAACCGGCGGGTGATCCCGCCGAGCACTAG
- a CDS encoding sulfide/dihydroorotate dehydrogenase-like FAD/NAD-binding protein — protein sequence MPSRILRKRRLIPGQTTELVIEAPHIAVKAKPGNFVILRVWEEGERIPLTIADTDPQAGTITLVYLIMGKTTAHLDTLEAGDDILDLCGPLGRPTEIHKLDGPVICVGGGTGIAAMHHIAKGHHLAGNHVVTIIGARCEDLLLFRDELCSFCPEVLISTNDGSCGRQGFVTDLLVERLTEDKTVAEVVAIGPVPMMRAVAEATKPFGVKTTVSLNSIMVDGIGMCGACRVGVGGETKFACVDGPEFDGHLVDFAGLSARLTSFKEQERVSYEEFKKSHVCQCSK from the coding sequence ATGCCAAGCCGCATCCTGCGCAAACGAAGGCTCATTCCGGGCCAGACCACGGAACTGGTCATCGAAGCCCCGCACATCGCCGTCAAGGCGAAGCCCGGGAACTTCGTGATCCTGCGGGTCTGGGAAGAAGGGGAACGCATCCCCCTGACCATCGCCGACACCGATCCCCAAGCCGGCACCATCACCCTGGTGTACCTGATCATGGGCAAGACCACCGCCCACCTGGACACTCTGGAAGCCGGTGACGACATCCTCGACCTGTGCGGACCGCTGGGACGCCCCACGGAAATCCACAAGCTCGACGGGCCGGTCATCTGCGTCGGCGGCGGCACCGGAATCGCCGCCATGCACCACATCGCCAAGGGCCATCACCTGGCCGGCAACCATGTGGTGACCATCATCGGCGCGCGTTGCGAGGATCTGCTGCTTTTTCGCGACGAACTGTGCTCCTTTTGCCCCGAGGTCCTCATCAGCACCAACGACGGCAGTTGCGGCCGGCAGGGCTTCGTCACGGACCTGCTGGTCGAGCGCCTGACCGAAGACAAAACCGTGGCCGAAGTGGTGGCCATCGGCCCGGTGCCCATGATGCGGGCCGTGGCCGAGGCCACCAAACCCTTCGGCGTCAAAACCACGGTCAGCCTCAACTCGATCATGGTGGACGGCATCGGCATGTGCGGCGCCTGTCGGGTTGGCGTCGGCGGCGAGACCAAATTCGCCTGCGTCGACGGCCCGGAATTCGACGGCCACTTGGTGGACTTCGCCGGCCTTTCGGCCAGGCTCACGTCCTTCAAGGAACAAGAACGCGTCTCTTACGAGGAGTTTAAAAAAAGCCATGTCTGCCAATGCTCCAAGTAA
- a CDS encoding Fe-S-containing hydro-lyase: MAEYHLTTPLTDPDVEQLQSGDVVFVSGHIYTARDAAHKRLVEALDAGNALPFDLKGALIYYVGPSPAPPGRPIGAAGPTTSYRMDTYAPRLHSLGLKGSIGKGKRNDAVKAALVAHKAVYLGATGGAGALLSQRITDAKVIAYEDLGPEAIRELTVKDFPLLVINDCHGGELYVKPNLG; this comes from the coding sequence ATGGCCGAATACCATCTGACCACCCCGCTTACCGACCCGGACGTGGAGCAGCTCCAATCCGGCGACGTGGTCTTTGTCTCCGGCCACATCTACACCGCCCGCGACGCCGCCCACAAACGGCTCGTCGAGGCACTGGATGCCGGAAACGCCCTCCCCTTTGACCTGAAAGGCGCGCTCATCTACTATGTCGGGCCTTCCCCCGCGCCTCCGGGCCGACCCATCGGCGCGGCCGGACCCACCACCAGCTACCGCATGGACACCTACGCCCCCAGGCTCCATTCCCTGGGACTCAAGGGCTCCATCGGCAAGGGCAAGCGCAACGACGCCGTCAAGGCGGCCCTCGTGGCGCACAAGGCGGTGTATCTGGGGGCCACGGGCGGCGCCGGCGCGCTGTTGTCGCAACGCATCACCGACGCCAAGGTCATCGCCTACGAGGACCTCGGCCCCGAGGCTATCCGGGAGTTGACGGTCAAGGACTTCCCGCTGCTGGTCATCAACGACTGCCACGGCGGGGAACTGTACGTGAAGCCCAACCTCGGTTAA